A single window of Salmo salar chromosome ssa21, Ssal_v3.1, whole genome shotgun sequence DNA harbors:
- the LOC106581808 gene encoding CD302 antigen, giving the protein MESLKKCRLCPIYLCNFLFVFVCWQYTLAGDCPADGRTWVPFRQRCYHFVHGEEDVAKSYTIDAAKTICSGYELVSVQSAEENNFIIKYSPQVWKGNVHVWLGMYYDSDDEDFKWQDETGLSFNNWGNSSSESELIPMDTCVAMHSSTGEWEKVSCVEDPENGVVCETAEKAEKYGKPAPSPLLSALVILSVIGIMGISAVFWFLHQKHRHGTVLTSFEYHPPFRSPTSDEACLVETEETDDMA; this is encoded by the exons ATGGAGTCACTGAAGAAATGTCGTCTTTGCCCCATATATTTATGCAATttcctttttgtttttgtttgttggcAATATACTCTAGCTGGTG ACTGTCCTGCAGATGGGCGCACCTGGGTGCCTTTCAGACAAAGATGCTACCACTTCGTCCATGGAGAAGAAGACGTGGCTAAAAGCTATACGATTGACGCTGCGAAAACCATCTGCTCAGGATATG AACTGGTGAGTGTCCAAAGTGCAGAGGAGAATAATTTCATCATCAAGTACAGTCCGCAGGTGTGGAAAGGCAACGTACACGTGTGGCTGGGCATGTATTATGACAGTGACG ATGAGGACTTTAAGTGGCAAGATGAAACGGGTCTGAGCTTTAATAACTGGGGGAATAGCTCCAGTGAGTCTGAATTGATTCCCATGGACacctgtgtggccatgcacagcAGCACAGGGGAGTGGGAGAAAGTCAGCTGTGTCGAAGACCCAGAGAATGGCGTGGTCTGTGAAACTGCTGAAA AAGCAGAGAAATATGGCAAACCTG CTCCCAGTCCACTGCTTTCAGCTCTGGTAATTCTCAGTGTGATCGGCATCATGGGGATCTCGGCAGTCTTTTGGTTCCTGCACCAGAAGCACCGACACGGTACCGTCCTCACGTCATTCGAGTACCACCCCCCATTCAGGTCTCCCACCTCTGACGAGGCCTGCCTAGTGGAGACCGAGGAGACTGATGACATGGCTTAG